A region from the Linepithema humile isolate Giens D197 chromosome 1, Lhum_UNIL_v1.0, whole genome shotgun sequence genome encodes:
- the pyd gene encoding tight junction protein ZO-3 isoform X1, giving the protein MKIFRKIFKNKKKRHVSKRSRNTASRKRVASRTHDAHLLRDDFLFGAGTSTSKRRRRKHKTGDRGWEIHHVTVTRVPGYGFGIAVSGGRDNPHFTNGDPAIAISDVLKAGPAEGKLQVNDRIISANGVSLEGADYGAAVRVLRDSGSTVLLVVKRRASSNSPGCLGSIAPQSHRLTLTRNNKKDDFGIVLGCRLYVKEVTRENIGVKSGDVLTRIGSVAADNMSLKEARKLMDQCKDRLSIVITRDNSCCHIQQQGKGDSGEYLSGASYSSQNLYVPPPTRQPLEDKSNLVPRGRSRGPLMDVSLSQLDLPATPTVDPPRPPPPRPEDYYSTRRQLYDEDSVSPRTKQPMPDPRFITFQKEGSVGVRLGGGNETGVFVTAVQAGCPASLQGLQPGDKILKINDMDMKGVTREEAVLFLLSLQEQIDLIVQHRRQEYDQIVASGRGDSFHIKTHFHYEQPQKGEMSFRSGDVFHVVDTLHNGVVGSWLVFRIGRNNQEVQKGTIPNKARAEELATAQFNATKKEMSASESRGSFFRRRRNSHRRSKSLGRDHWDDVVFSDSVSKFPAYERVILRHPGFVRPVVLFGPVADLAREKLLKDFPDKFTSPQMESQMEDGTGKNTKTSGIIRLSAIREVMDRGKHALLDITPNAVDRLNYAQFYPIVIFLKAETKQVIKELRAGIPKSAHKSSKKLLEQCQKLDKIWGHVFSAVITLNAPEAWYRKLRELIDRQQQGSLWMSQTKPEEALSDDFLFPMTSRLSYASSPESDLELSPAPVIPGTLGPPSRLKSSSDPSIATQDDTTAPPPYSTNYQQSFEQQKRRSQGGVGDSKYGFSLSGQMSNQSGSPEYLGSTFEPRSPHHSPPDLPPRVDRNAKPANQTPRGTIGRSAQERLGVNKTDSMDMGNYINATPHKANATSSLERAQPKAGSYDSMSSYDSYNNTNGNANYGANLSTSTGRLGPNVPDDLKSSSMPARVHDPYRSTFTRSTAQPVSTHDAPTRTDYAKYSRSTDYKSIPMSQNKPGGTYKPIPPPKPKNYRPPQASLGQPENNGNDGNNSYQHSKSYSIATSHVHNGVESNSNVQRNSGQYYYNIPPPGRHNESNLVNSHHNLSHFASPTHSHSLSHTHSHSSPPVTSTHSHSNSAGQISLGLTHNRNSTNHNGYMHGNNHGPVYPSANPMSGHNREPSGLDLAGSREQRGSAFELYRKPVHHYNMS; this is encoded by the exons ATGAAGATTTTTCGCAAGATCTTcaagaataagaaaaagagacaCGTGAGCAAGAGATCGCGAAATACCGCGTCGAGAAAGAGAGTTGCGAGCAGAACGCACGATGCGCACTTGCTGAGAGACGATTTCCTCTTCGGCGCCGGGACCAGCACTTCGAAACGACGTCGGCGTAAACACAAG actGGCGACAGAGGATGGGAGATCCATCATGTTACGGTCACCAGGGTTCCTGGTTACGGTTTCGGCATAGCTGTATCAGGAGGTCGTGATAATCCTCATTTCACTAATGGCGATCCTGCGATCGCCATCTCCGACGTCCTCAAAGCCGGCCCGGCTGAAGGAAAATTACA AGTAAACGATCGTATCATTTCCGCCAATGGAGTATCATTGGAAGGTGCTGATTACGGTGCTGCCGTGCGCGTCCTGCGAGATTCCGGTTCTACTGTTTTGTTGGTTGTTAAACGAAGAGCTTCCTCGAATTCGCCCGGTTGCTTAGGCAGCATCGCACCTCAAAGCCATCGACTTACACTCACGCGAAACAATAAAAAGGATG ACTTCGGCATAGTGCTGGGATGCCGATTGTACGTAAAGGAGGTTACGCGAGAAAATATCGGAGTGAAAAGCGGGGACGTGTTAACCCGAATAGGCAGCGTCGCCGCCGACAATATGAGCTTGAAGGAAGCTAGAAAGCTGATGGACCAGTGCAAAGATAGACTCTCGATCGTAATTACACGGGACAATTCATGTTGCCACATACAGCAGCAGGGTAAAGGGGATAGCGGTGAATACCTGTCGGGTGCGAGCTACAGTAGTCAGAACTTATACGTTCCGCCACCCACGAGGCAGCCCTTGGAGGACAAAAGTAATCTCGTACCGAGAGGTCGTTCGCGGGGTCCGCTGATGGATGTGTCGTTGAGTCAATTGGATTTACCAGCTACACCCACCGTAGATCCACCCAGGCCACCCCCGCCCAGACCGGAAG attattacaGTACGCGCAGGCAACTGTATGATGAAGATTCGGTTTCGCCTCGGACGAAGCAGCCCAT GCCGGATCCTCGATTTATTACTTTCCAAAAAGAAGGATCTGTAGGAGTGCGATTGGGTGGCGGTAATGAAACCGGAGTTTTTGTGACTGCAGTTCAAGCGGGATGTCCTGCGTCGCTTCAAGGTCTACAGCCAGGAGACAAAATTTTAAAG aTAAACGACATGGATATGAAGGGAGTCACGAGAGAAGAAGCTGTACTGTTTCTTCTCAGCTTGCAAGAACAGATTGATCTTATCGTGCAACACCGGCGTCAGGAATACGATCAAATTGTTGCATCTGGCAGAGGTGACTCCTTTCACATAAA AACTCATTTTCACTATGAGCAACCGCAAAAGGGCGAGATGAGTTTCCGCAGTGGGGACGTGTTCCACGTAGTGGATACTCTTCACAACGGTGTCGTAGGATCTTGGTTGGTGTTTCGAATTGGACGGAACAATCAAGAAGTACAGAAGGGTACCATACCTAACAAGGCTCGGGCAGAGGAACTTGCAACCGCGCAATTCAACGCGACGAAGAAAGAGATGAGCGCGAGCGAGAGCAGAGGTAGCTTTttcagaagaagaagaaacagTCACAGACGCTCGAAGTCTTTGGGAAGG GATCATTGGGACGATGTAGTGTTCTCTGATAGTGTCAGCAAGTTTCCGGCTTACGAACGCGTGATCTTGAGACATCCTGGTTTCGTTAGGCCCGTTGTTCTCTTCGGGCCCGTAGCTGATCTCGCAAGAGAAAAACTTCTCAAGGATTTTCCCGACAAGTTCACCTCTCCAC aaATGGAAAGTCAAATGGAGGATGGCACGGGAAAGAATACCAAAACGTCGGGCATTATTCGGCTGAGCGCCATCAGAGAGGTGATGGACAGAGGCAAGCACGCATTGTTAGACATCACTCCAAACGCCGTAGACCGCTTAAATTACGCTCAGTTTTACCCGATTGTCATCTTTTTAAAAGCTGAAACGAAGCAGGTTATCAAAGAACTGAGAGCTGGCATTCCGAA ATCGGCGCATAAGAGCAGTAAAAAGCTTCTAGAACAGTGTCAGAAACTCGACAAAATTTGGGGACACGTGTTTAGCGCTGTAATTACTCTCAACGCACCGGAGGCTTGGTATCGGAAGCTTAGAGAGCTCATTGATCGCCAGCAGCAAGGTTCGCTGTGGATGAGTCAAACTAAG CCGGAAGAAGCCCTCTCGGATGACTTCCTATTCCCGATGACTTCTCGCCTCTCCTACGCTTCCTCTCCGGAGAGCGATCTGGAGCTAAGCCCTGCACCCGTTATTCCCGGTACGTTGGGTCCACCGTCGCGGCTGAAGAGCAGTTCCGATCCTAGCATCGCTACTCAGGACGATACTACTGCACCGCCACCGTACTCGACGAATTATCAG CAATCATTTGAACAACAGAAGAGAAGATCCCAAGGCGGAGTGGGAGACAGCAAGTACGGATTTTCCTTGTCCGGTCAAATGAGCAATCAGTCCGGCTCGCCAGAATACCTGGGAAGCACCTTCGAGCCTAGATCCCCTCATCACAGTCCTCCGGATCTTCCGCCACGAGTTGATCGAAACGCGAAGCCGGCTAATCAAACGCCGCGGGGAACGATAGGACGATCCGCCCAGGAGCGTTTGGGAGTGAATAAAACCGACTCGATGGACATGGGAAATTATATTAACGCGACGCCCCACAAAGCAAACGCCACATCATCTCTCGAGCGAGCACAGCCGAAAGCG GGAAGCTACGATAGCATGTCTTCCTATGATTCTTACAACAACACCAATGGAAATGCGAATTATGGAGCAAATTTGAGCACGTCGACAGGTCGTCTAGGCCCGAACGTACCTGATGATCTCAAAAGCAGCAGTATGCCGGCGAGAGTGCACGACCCATATAGATCAACATTCACCAGATCTACAGCTCAGCCTGTCTCCACGCATGACGCTCCGACGCGAACTGATTACGCCAAATACAG TCGATCCACCGATTATAAGTCGATACCAATGTCACAAAATAAACCGGGAGGCACCTACAAACCAATTCCACCTCCGAAGCCGAAAAATTACAGACCACCTCAAGCGTCGCTTGGACAGCCGGAGAACAATGGAAATGATGGGAATAATTCGTATCAGCATTCAAAGAGTTATTCCATTGCCACGTCGCATGTGCATAATGgg GTAGAAAGTAATAGCAACGTACAACGCAACAGCGGCCAATATTACTACAACATTCCACCGCCCGGCCGTCATAACGAGAGCAATCTCGTGAATTCGCATCACAATCTAAGTCACTTCGCATCGCCAACGCACAGCCACAGTCTCAGCCACACGCACTCTCATTCGAGTCCGCCGGTCACTAGCACGCATTCCCACAGTAACAGTGCTGGTCAGATCAGCCTTGGTTTGACGCATAACCGGAACAGCACGAACCACAATGGATACATGCACGGCAATAACCATGGACCTGTCTACCCTTCTGCCAATCCTATGTCCGGACACAATAGGGAACCCAGTGGCTTGGACTTGGCTGGCAGTCGAGAGCAGAGAGGAAGCGCCTTCGAACTCTATCGAAAGCCGGTTCATCATTATAATATGAG TTAA
- the pyd gene encoding tight junction protein ZO-1 isoform X3 has translation MKIFRKIFKNKKKRHVSKRSRNTASRKRVASRTHDAHLLRDDFLFGAGTSTSKRRRRKHKTGDRGWEIHHVTVTRVPGYGFGIAVSGGRDNPHFTNGDPAIAISDVLKAGPAEGKLQVNDRIISANGVSLEGADYGAAVRVLRDSGSTVLLVVKRRASSNSPGCLGSIAPQSHRLTLTRNNKKDDFGIVLGCRLYVKEVTRENIGVKSGDVLTRIGSVAADNMSLKEARKLMDQCKDRLSIVITRDNSCCHIQQQGKGDSGEYLSGASYSSQNLYVPPPTRQPLEDKSNLVPRGRSRGPLMDVSLSQLDLPATPTVDPPRPPPPRPEDYYSTRRQLYDEDSVSPRTKQPMPDPRFITFQKEGSVGVRLGGGNETGVFVTAVQAGCPASLQGLQPGDKILKINDMDMKGVTREEAVLFLLSLQEQIDLIVQHRRQEYDQIVASGRGDSFHIKTHFHYEQPQKGEMSFRSGDVFHVVDTLHNGVVGSWLVFRIGRNNQEVQKGTIPNKARAEELATAQFNATKKEMSASESRGSFFRRRRNSHRRSKSLGRDHWDDVVFSDSVSKFPAYERVILRHPGFVRPVVLFGPVADLAREKLLKDFPDKFTSPQMESQMEDGTGKNTKTSGIIRLSAIREVMDRGKHALLDITPNAVDRLNYAQFYPIVIFLKAETKQVIKELRAGIPKSAHKSSKKLLEQCQKLDKIWGHVFSAVITLNAPEAWYRKLRELIDRQQQGSLWMSQTKPEEALSDDFLFPMTSRLSYASSPESDLELSPAPVIPGTLGPPSRLKSSSDPSIATQDDTTAPPPYSTNYQQSFEQQKRRSQGGVGDSKYGFSLSGQMSNQSGSPEYLGSTFEPRSPHHSPPDLPPRVDRNAKPANQTPRGTIGRSAQERLGVNKTDSMDMGNYINATPHKANATSSLERAQPKAGSYDSMSSYDSYNNTNGNANYGANLSTSTGRLGPNVPDDLKSSSMPARVHDPYRSTFTRSTAQPVSTHDAPTRTDYAKYSRSTDYKSIPMSQNKPGGTYKPIPPPKPKNYRPPQASLGQPENNGNDGNNSYQHSKSYSIATSHVHNGKVIATYNATAANITTTFHRPAVITRAIS, from the exons ATGAAGATTTTTCGCAAGATCTTcaagaataagaaaaagagacaCGTGAGCAAGAGATCGCGAAATACCGCGTCGAGAAAGAGAGTTGCGAGCAGAACGCACGATGCGCACTTGCTGAGAGACGATTTCCTCTTCGGCGCCGGGACCAGCACTTCGAAACGACGTCGGCGTAAACACAAG actGGCGACAGAGGATGGGAGATCCATCATGTTACGGTCACCAGGGTTCCTGGTTACGGTTTCGGCATAGCTGTATCAGGAGGTCGTGATAATCCTCATTTCACTAATGGCGATCCTGCGATCGCCATCTCCGACGTCCTCAAAGCCGGCCCGGCTGAAGGAAAATTACA AGTAAACGATCGTATCATTTCCGCCAATGGAGTATCATTGGAAGGTGCTGATTACGGTGCTGCCGTGCGCGTCCTGCGAGATTCCGGTTCTACTGTTTTGTTGGTTGTTAAACGAAGAGCTTCCTCGAATTCGCCCGGTTGCTTAGGCAGCATCGCACCTCAAAGCCATCGACTTACACTCACGCGAAACAATAAAAAGGATG ACTTCGGCATAGTGCTGGGATGCCGATTGTACGTAAAGGAGGTTACGCGAGAAAATATCGGAGTGAAAAGCGGGGACGTGTTAACCCGAATAGGCAGCGTCGCCGCCGACAATATGAGCTTGAAGGAAGCTAGAAAGCTGATGGACCAGTGCAAAGATAGACTCTCGATCGTAATTACACGGGACAATTCATGTTGCCACATACAGCAGCAGGGTAAAGGGGATAGCGGTGAATACCTGTCGGGTGCGAGCTACAGTAGTCAGAACTTATACGTTCCGCCACCCACGAGGCAGCCCTTGGAGGACAAAAGTAATCTCGTACCGAGAGGTCGTTCGCGGGGTCCGCTGATGGATGTGTCGTTGAGTCAATTGGATTTACCAGCTACACCCACCGTAGATCCACCCAGGCCACCCCCGCCCAGACCGGAAG attattacaGTACGCGCAGGCAACTGTATGATGAAGATTCGGTTTCGCCTCGGACGAAGCAGCCCAT GCCGGATCCTCGATTTATTACTTTCCAAAAAGAAGGATCTGTAGGAGTGCGATTGGGTGGCGGTAATGAAACCGGAGTTTTTGTGACTGCAGTTCAAGCGGGATGTCCTGCGTCGCTTCAAGGTCTACAGCCAGGAGACAAAATTTTAAAG aTAAACGACATGGATATGAAGGGAGTCACGAGAGAAGAAGCTGTACTGTTTCTTCTCAGCTTGCAAGAACAGATTGATCTTATCGTGCAACACCGGCGTCAGGAATACGATCAAATTGTTGCATCTGGCAGAGGTGACTCCTTTCACATAAA AACTCATTTTCACTATGAGCAACCGCAAAAGGGCGAGATGAGTTTCCGCAGTGGGGACGTGTTCCACGTAGTGGATACTCTTCACAACGGTGTCGTAGGATCTTGGTTGGTGTTTCGAATTGGACGGAACAATCAAGAAGTACAGAAGGGTACCATACCTAACAAGGCTCGGGCAGAGGAACTTGCAACCGCGCAATTCAACGCGACGAAGAAAGAGATGAGCGCGAGCGAGAGCAGAGGTAGCTTTttcagaagaagaagaaacagTCACAGACGCTCGAAGTCTTTGGGAAGG GATCATTGGGACGATGTAGTGTTCTCTGATAGTGTCAGCAAGTTTCCGGCTTACGAACGCGTGATCTTGAGACATCCTGGTTTCGTTAGGCCCGTTGTTCTCTTCGGGCCCGTAGCTGATCTCGCAAGAGAAAAACTTCTCAAGGATTTTCCCGACAAGTTCACCTCTCCAC aaATGGAAAGTCAAATGGAGGATGGCACGGGAAAGAATACCAAAACGTCGGGCATTATTCGGCTGAGCGCCATCAGAGAGGTGATGGACAGAGGCAAGCACGCATTGTTAGACATCACTCCAAACGCCGTAGACCGCTTAAATTACGCTCAGTTTTACCCGATTGTCATCTTTTTAAAAGCTGAAACGAAGCAGGTTATCAAAGAACTGAGAGCTGGCATTCCGAA ATCGGCGCATAAGAGCAGTAAAAAGCTTCTAGAACAGTGTCAGAAACTCGACAAAATTTGGGGACACGTGTTTAGCGCTGTAATTACTCTCAACGCACCGGAGGCTTGGTATCGGAAGCTTAGAGAGCTCATTGATCGCCAGCAGCAAGGTTCGCTGTGGATGAGTCAAACTAAG CCGGAAGAAGCCCTCTCGGATGACTTCCTATTCCCGATGACTTCTCGCCTCTCCTACGCTTCCTCTCCGGAGAGCGATCTGGAGCTAAGCCCTGCACCCGTTATTCCCGGTACGTTGGGTCCACCGTCGCGGCTGAAGAGCAGTTCCGATCCTAGCATCGCTACTCAGGACGATACTACTGCACCGCCACCGTACTCGACGAATTATCAG CAATCATTTGAACAACAGAAGAGAAGATCCCAAGGCGGAGTGGGAGACAGCAAGTACGGATTTTCCTTGTCCGGTCAAATGAGCAATCAGTCCGGCTCGCCAGAATACCTGGGAAGCACCTTCGAGCCTAGATCCCCTCATCACAGTCCTCCGGATCTTCCGCCACGAGTTGATCGAAACGCGAAGCCGGCTAATCAAACGCCGCGGGGAACGATAGGACGATCCGCCCAGGAGCGTTTGGGAGTGAATAAAACCGACTCGATGGACATGGGAAATTATATTAACGCGACGCCCCACAAAGCAAACGCCACATCATCTCTCGAGCGAGCACAGCCGAAAGCG GGAAGCTACGATAGCATGTCTTCCTATGATTCTTACAACAACACCAATGGAAATGCGAATTATGGAGCAAATTTGAGCACGTCGACAGGTCGTCTAGGCCCGAACGTACCTGATGATCTCAAAAGCAGCAGTATGCCGGCGAGAGTGCACGACCCATATAGATCAACATTCACCAGATCTACAGCTCAGCCTGTCTCCACGCATGACGCTCCGACGCGAACTGATTACGCCAAATACAG TCGATCCACCGATTATAAGTCGATACCAATGTCACAAAATAAACCGGGAGGCACCTACAAACCAATTCCACCTCCGAAGCCGAAAAATTACAGACCACCTCAAGCGTCGCTTGGACAGCCGGAGAACAATGGAAATGATGGGAATAATTCGTATCAGCATTCAAAGAGTTATTCCATTGCCACGTCGCATGTGCATAATGgg AAAGTAATAGCAACGTACAACGCAACAGCGGCCAATATTACTACAACATTCCACCGCCCGGCCGTCATAACGAGAGCAATCTCGTGA
- the pyd gene encoding tight junction protein ZO-3 isoform X2: protein MDRSDNNIVGVGSGSGGGGAGGVGVGSGCHVGNSGSPPNSTLSIHGTIHNSSGGFDGQTGDRGWEIHHVTVTRVPGYGFGIAVSGGRDNPHFTNGDPAIAISDVLKAGPAEGKLQVNDRIISANGVSLEGADYGAAVRVLRDSGSTVLLVVKRRASSNSPGCLGSIAPQSHRLTLTRNNKKDDFGIVLGCRLYVKEVTRENIGVKSGDVLTRIGSVAADNMSLKEARKLMDQCKDRLSIVITRDNSCCHIQQQGKGDSGEYLSGASYSSQNLYVPPPTRQPLEDKSNLVPRGRSRGPLMDVSLSQLDLPATPTVDPPRPPPPRPEDYYSTRRQLYDEDSVSPRTKQPMPDPRFITFQKEGSVGVRLGGGNETGVFVTAVQAGCPASLQGLQPGDKILKINDMDMKGVTREEAVLFLLSLQEQIDLIVQHRRQEYDQIVASGRGDSFHIKTHFHYEQPQKGEMSFRSGDVFHVVDTLHNGVVGSWLVFRIGRNNQEVQKGTIPNKARAEELATAQFNATKKEMSASESRGSFFRRRRNSHRRSKSLGRDHWDDVVFSDSVSKFPAYERVILRHPGFVRPVVLFGPVADLAREKLLKDFPDKFTSPQMESQMEDGTGKNTKTSGIIRLSAIREVMDRGKHALLDITPNAVDRLNYAQFYPIVIFLKAETKQVIKELRAGIPKSAHKSSKKLLEQCQKLDKIWGHVFSAVITLNAPEAWYRKLRELIDRQQQGSLWMSQTKPEEALSDDFLFPMTSRLSYASSPESDLELSPAPVIPGTLGPPSRLKSSSDPSIATQDDTTAPPPYSTNYQQSFEQQKRRSQGGVGDSKYGFSLSGQMSNQSGSPEYLGSTFEPRSPHHSPPDLPPRVDRNAKPANQTPRGTIGRSAQERLGVNKTDSMDMGNYINATPHKANATSSLERAQPKAGSYDSMSSYDSYNNTNGNANYGANLSTSTGRLGPNVPDDLKSSSMPARVHDPYRSTFTRSTAQPVSTHDAPTRTDYAKYSRSTDYKSIPMSQNKPGGTYKPIPPPKPKNYRPPQASLGQPENNGNDGNNSYQHSKSYSIATSHVHNGVESNSNVQRNSGQYYYNIPPPGRHNESNLVNSHHNLSHFASPTHSHSLSHTHSHSSPPVTSTHSHSNSAGQISLGLTHNRNSTNHNGYMHGNNHGPVYPSANPMSGHNREPSGLDLAGSREQRGSAFELYRKPVHHYNMS from the exons ATGGACAGGAGCGATAACAATATCGTTGGGGTCGGCAGCGGAAGTGGCGGCGGAGGAGCCGgcggcgtcggcgtcggcaGCGGCTGTCACGTGGGAAATTCCGGATCCCCGCCGAACTCCACTTTGTCGATCCACGGCACGATACACAATTCTTCTGGCGGATTCGACGGTCAG actGGCGACAGAGGATGGGAGATCCATCATGTTACGGTCACCAGGGTTCCTGGTTACGGTTTCGGCATAGCTGTATCAGGAGGTCGTGATAATCCTCATTTCACTAATGGCGATCCTGCGATCGCCATCTCCGACGTCCTCAAAGCCGGCCCGGCTGAAGGAAAATTACA AGTAAACGATCGTATCATTTCCGCCAATGGAGTATCATTGGAAGGTGCTGATTACGGTGCTGCCGTGCGCGTCCTGCGAGATTCCGGTTCTACTGTTTTGTTGGTTGTTAAACGAAGAGCTTCCTCGAATTCGCCCGGTTGCTTAGGCAGCATCGCACCTCAAAGCCATCGACTTACACTCACGCGAAACAATAAAAAGGATG ACTTCGGCATAGTGCTGGGATGCCGATTGTACGTAAAGGAGGTTACGCGAGAAAATATCGGAGTGAAAAGCGGGGACGTGTTAACCCGAATAGGCAGCGTCGCCGCCGACAATATGAGCTTGAAGGAAGCTAGAAAGCTGATGGACCAGTGCAAAGATAGACTCTCGATCGTAATTACACGGGACAATTCATGTTGCCACATACAGCAGCAGGGTAAAGGGGATAGCGGTGAATACCTGTCGGGTGCGAGCTACAGTAGTCAGAACTTATACGTTCCGCCACCCACGAGGCAGCCCTTGGAGGACAAAAGTAATCTCGTACCGAGAGGTCGTTCGCGGGGTCCGCTGATGGATGTGTCGTTGAGTCAATTGGATTTACCAGCTACACCCACCGTAGATCCACCCAGGCCACCCCCGCCCAGACCGGAAG attattacaGTACGCGCAGGCAACTGTATGATGAAGATTCGGTTTCGCCTCGGACGAAGCAGCCCAT GCCGGATCCTCGATTTATTACTTTCCAAAAAGAAGGATCTGTAGGAGTGCGATTGGGTGGCGGTAATGAAACCGGAGTTTTTGTGACTGCAGTTCAAGCGGGATGTCCTGCGTCGCTTCAAGGTCTACAGCCAGGAGACAAAATTTTAAAG aTAAACGACATGGATATGAAGGGAGTCACGAGAGAAGAAGCTGTACTGTTTCTTCTCAGCTTGCAAGAACAGATTGATCTTATCGTGCAACACCGGCGTCAGGAATACGATCAAATTGTTGCATCTGGCAGAGGTGACTCCTTTCACATAAA AACTCATTTTCACTATGAGCAACCGCAAAAGGGCGAGATGAGTTTCCGCAGTGGGGACGTGTTCCACGTAGTGGATACTCTTCACAACGGTGTCGTAGGATCTTGGTTGGTGTTTCGAATTGGACGGAACAATCAAGAAGTACAGAAGGGTACCATACCTAACAAGGCTCGGGCAGAGGAACTTGCAACCGCGCAATTCAACGCGACGAAGAAAGAGATGAGCGCGAGCGAGAGCAGAGGTAGCTTTttcagaagaagaagaaacagTCACAGACGCTCGAAGTCTTTGGGAAGG GATCATTGGGACGATGTAGTGTTCTCTGATAGTGTCAGCAAGTTTCCGGCTTACGAACGCGTGATCTTGAGACATCCTGGTTTCGTTAGGCCCGTTGTTCTCTTCGGGCCCGTAGCTGATCTCGCAAGAGAAAAACTTCTCAAGGATTTTCCCGACAAGTTCACCTCTCCAC aaATGGAAAGTCAAATGGAGGATGGCACGGGAAAGAATACCAAAACGTCGGGCATTATTCGGCTGAGCGCCATCAGAGAGGTGATGGACAGAGGCAAGCACGCATTGTTAGACATCACTCCAAACGCCGTAGACCGCTTAAATTACGCTCAGTTTTACCCGATTGTCATCTTTTTAAAAGCTGAAACGAAGCAGGTTATCAAAGAACTGAGAGCTGGCATTCCGAA ATCGGCGCATAAGAGCAGTAAAAAGCTTCTAGAACAGTGTCAGAAACTCGACAAAATTTGGGGACACGTGTTTAGCGCTGTAATTACTCTCAACGCACCGGAGGCTTGGTATCGGAAGCTTAGAGAGCTCATTGATCGCCAGCAGCAAGGTTCGCTGTGGATGAGTCAAACTAAG CCGGAAGAAGCCCTCTCGGATGACTTCCTATTCCCGATGACTTCTCGCCTCTCCTACGCTTCCTCTCCGGAGAGCGATCTGGAGCTAAGCCCTGCACCCGTTATTCCCGGTACGTTGGGTCCACCGTCGCGGCTGAAGAGCAGTTCCGATCCTAGCATCGCTACTCAGGACGATACTACTGCACCGCCACCGTACTCGACGAATTATCAG CAATCATTTGAACAACAGAAGAGAAGATCCCAAGGCGGAGTGGGAGACAGCAAGTACGGATTTTCCTTGTCCGGTCAAATGAGCAATCAGTCCGGCTCGCCAGAATACCTGGGAAGCACCTTCGAGCCTAGATCCCCTCATCACAGTCCTCCGGATCTTCCGCCACGAGTTGATCGAAACGCGAAGCCGGCTAATCAAACGCCGCGGGGAACGATAGGACGATCCGCCCAGGAGCGTTTGGGAGTGAATAAAACCGACTCGATGGACATGGGAAATTATATTAACGCGACGCCCCACAAAGCAAACGCCACATCATCTCTCGAGCGAGCACAGCCGAAAGCG GGAAGCTACGATAGCATGTCTTCCTATGATTCTTACAACAACACCAATGGAAATGCGAATTATGGAGCAAATTTGAGCACGTCGACAGGTCGTCTAGGCCCGAACGTACCTGATGATCTCAAAAGCAGCAGTATGCCGGCGAGAGTGCACGACCCATATAGATCAACATTCACCAGATCTACAGCTCAGCCTGTCTCCACGCATGACGCTCCGACGCGAACTGATTACGCCAAATACAG TCGATCCACCGATTATAAGTCGATACCAATGTCACAAAATAAACCGGGAGGCACCTACAAACCAATTCCACCTCCGAAGCCGAAAAATTACAGACCACCTCAAGCGTCGCTTGGACAGCCGGAGAACAATGGAAATGATGGGAATAATTCGTATCAGCATTCAAAGAGTTATTCCATTGCCACGTCGCATGTGCATAATGgg GTAGAAAGTAATAGCAACGTACAACGCAACAGCGGCCAATATTACTACAACATTCCACCGCCCGGCCGTCATAACGAGAGCAATCTCGTGAATTCGCATCACAATCTAAGTCACTTCGCATCGCCAACGCACAGCCACAGTCTCAGCCACACGCACTCTCATTCGAGTCCGCCGGTCACTAGCACGCATTCCCACAGTAACAGTGCTGGTCAGATCAGCCTTGGTTTGACGCATAACCGGAACAGCACGAACCACAATGGATACATGCACGGCAATAACCATGGACCTGTCTACCCTTCTGCCAATCCTATGTCCGGACACAATAGGGAACCCAGTGGCTTGGACTTGGCTGGCAGTCGAGAGCAGAGAGGAAGCGCCTTCGAACTCTATCGAAAGCCGGTTCATCATTATAATATGAG TTAA